The following coding sequences are from one Haploplasma axanthum window:
- the gyrB gene encoding DNA topoisomerase (ATP-hydrolyzing) subunit B yields the protein MTMSDHKNYDASNIQILEGLEPVRKRPGMYIGTTGADGLHHLVWEIVDNSIDEALAGYADDIILELLPGEVVRVTDNGRGIPVDIHPHTGRPAVETILTTLHAGGKFDSDSYKVSGGLHGVGASVVNALSEWYTVNVHRNNKNYYQMYNRGIPAGDLIEKGLSEHTGTITEFKFDPTIFKETQEYDFERLRQRIQQLAFLNRGIKITIKDLRTEAVVENTYHYEGGLVEYAEFLNGNRVKVNKSLFYVEKMVDDINVEITMQYNDSFNQNIYSFTNNIPTREGGMHEDGFKMALTRILNNYAKANKMLKDTEDGFIGEDTREGLIVILSVKHPDPQFEGQTKTKLGNTEVRQIVSQILSEGLDRFLLENPQDAKAIIDKVILAQRARVAARKAREATRRKNPLDSLGFASKLADCRTKNAEKAELYIVEGDSAGGSAKQGRESEYQAILPLRGKVLNVEKARLDKILSNNEILMLFQAIGTGIGDELDPSKARYHKIVIMTDADVDGAHIRTLLLTFFYRHLRPLIDLGYIYFAQPPLYKLSSGKRIEYVYDDEALPEIAATFDGRYQMQRYKGLGEMNPEQLWETTMDPETRTLLRVTLKDAMDADQVFSMLMGEEVEPRKDFIQDNAEYASDIDI from the coding sequence ATGACAATGAGCGACCATAAAAATTATGATGCTTCCAATATTCAAATATTAGAAGGCTTAGAACCAGTAAGAAAAAGACCTGGGATGTACATTGGTACAACAGGTGCAGATGGATTACACCATTTAGTTTGGGAAATTGTTGATAACTCGATAGATGAAGCATTAGCAGGATATGCTGATGATATCATTTTAGAACTTTTACCTGGAGAAGTAGTAAGAGTTACAGATAATGGTAGAGGTATTCCAGTTGATATCCATCCACATACAGGACGTCCAGCAGTTGAAACGATTTTAACTACACTTCATGCTGGTGGTAAATTTGATAGTGATTCATATAAAGTTTCTGGAGGGCTTCATGGTGTTGGTGCCTCAGTTGTTAATGCTTTATCTGAATGGTATACAGTTAATGTTCATAGAAACAATAAAAACTATTATCAAATGTATAATAGAGGTATTCCTGCAGGAGATTTAATTGAAAAAGGATTAAGTGAACATACAGGAACAATAACAGAGTTTAAATTTGATCCAACAATTTTCAAAGAAACTCAAGAATACGATTTTGAAAGACTAAGACAAAGAATTCAACAATTAGCATTTTTAAATCGCGGAATAAAAATAACAATTAAAGATTTAAGAACAGAAGCAGTTGTTGAAAACACTTATCATTATGAAGGTGGTTTAGTTGAGTATGCAGAGTTTTTAAATGGTAATAGAGTTAAAGTTAATAAAAGTTTGTTTTATGTTGAAAAAATGGTTGATGACATTAACGTTGAAATAACAATGCAATATAACGATTCATTTAACCAAAATATTTATTCATTTACTAATAACATTCCAACTCGAGAAGGTGGAATGCACGAAGATGGATTTAAAATGGCTTTAACAAGAATCTTAAATAACTATGCAAAAGCTAATAAAATGTTAAAAGATACTGAAGATGGGTTTATTGGTGAAGATACAAGAGAAGGTTTAATTGTTATATTGTCAGTTAAGCATCCTGATCCACAATTTGAAGGACAAACTAAAACTAAATTAGGAAATACTGAAGTTAGACAAATAGTAAGTCAAATTTTAAGTGAAGGATTAGATAGATTCTTATTAGAAAATCCACAAGATGCAAAAGCAATTATTGATAAAGTTATCCTAGCTCAACGTGCTCGTGTAGCAGCAAGAAAAGCAAGAGAAGCAACAAGAAGAAAAAATCCTTTAGATAGTTTAGGGTTTGCATCAAAACTTGCTGATTGTCGTACTAAAAATGCTGAAAAAGCCGAACTATATATAGTCGAAGGGGACTCAGCCGGCGGATCAGCTAAACAAGGTAGAGAATCAGAATATCAAGCAATTCTTCCTTTAAGAGGTAAAGTATTAAACGTAGAAAAGGCTAGATTAGATAAGATTTTAAGTAATAATGAAATTTTAATGCTATTTCAAGCTATTGGAACAGGAATTGGTGATGAACTTGATCCTTCAAAAGCAAGATATCATAAAATCGTTATTATGACCGATGCCGATGTCGATGGTGCACATATTAGAACATTGTTATTAACGTTCTTCTATCGTCATTTAAGACCACTTATTGATTTAGGATATATCTATTTTGCTCAACCACCACTATATAAATTATCAAGTGGCAAGAGAATAGAATATGTTTATGATGATGAAGCACTACCTGAAATTGCAGCAACATTTGATGGTCGCTATCAAATGCAACGATATAAAGGGTTAGGGGAAATGAACCCTGAACAGCTTTGGGAAACGACAATGGATCCTGAAACAAGAACATTACTACGTGTAACATTAAAAGATGCTATGGATGCAGACCAAGTATTTAGTATGTTAATGGGTGAGGAAGTTGAACCAAGAAAAGACTTCATTCAAGATAATGCTGAATACGCAAGCGATATCGATATTTAA